One Bradyrhizobium sp. ISRA464 genomic window carries:
- a CDS encoding superoxide dismutase, with translation MTFTLPDLPYAHDALAPYMSKETLEFHHDKHHQAYVTNGNNAIKGTEFEGKSLEEIVKSSFGKNAAVFNNAGQHYNHIHFWKWMKPNGGGSKLPGRLEKKINEDLGGFEKFKADFAAAGAGQFGSGWAWLQVKGGKLEVAKTPNGENPLVHGAIPILGVDVWEHSYYIDYRNRRPDYLKAFVDNLINWDYVDELFGKAG, from the coding sequence ATGACCTTCACGCTACCCGATCTGCCCTACGCCCACGACGCCCTCGCGCCCTATATGTCCAAGGAAACGTTGGAGTTTCACCACGACAAGCATCATCAGGCCTACGTCACGAACGGCAACAACGCGATCAAGGGGACCGAATTTGAAGGCAAGTCCCTCGAGGAGATCGTGAAGAGTTCGTTCGGCAAGAACGCCGCCGTCTTCAACAATGCCGGTCAGCACTACAACCACATCCACTTTTGGAAGTGGATGAAGCCGAATGGCGGTGGCAGCAAGCTGCCCGGCCGGCTGGAGAAGAAGATCAACGAGGACCTCGGCGGCTTCGAGAAGTTCAAGGCCGACTTCGCCGCCGCCGGCGCCGGCCAGTTCGGCTCGGGCTGGGCCTGGTTGCAGGTCAAGGGCGGAAAGCTCGAAGTTGCCAAGACGCCGAACGGTGAAAACCCGCTGGTCCACGGCGCGATCCCGATCCTGGGCGTCGACGTCTGGGAGCACTCCTACTACATCGACTACCGCAACCGCCGTCCGGACTATCTGAAGGCCTTCGTCGACAACCTCATCAACTGGGATTACGTCGACGAGCTGTTCGGCAAGGCCGGCTGA
- a CDS encoding GNAT family N-acetyltransferase, which yields MSIEIDVLNGDASWQRAEPLHRAVWGRHVVEAQPWAHIEWAHADLRVLIDAPDDGGLACHVGIYFRTITWNRHKVHVGGIGGVATRQDCRRRGYASLAIDAAVHTMRANDAVKFAILFCEPHNFAFYEARGWHPFTGEVYCEQPSGQIRFEAMAPFVYDIVRAPREGKIDLCGLPW from the coding sequence ATGAGCATCGAGATCGACGTTCTCAACGGGGATGCGTCATGGCAGCGCGCCGAGCCGCTGCACCGGGCGGTGTGGGGCCGCCATGTCGTGGAAGCGCAACCATGGGCGCATATCGAATGGGCTCACGCGGATTTGCGCGTGCTGATCGACGCGCCCGATGACGGCGGGCTTGCCTGCCATGTCGGTATCTACTTCCGGACCATCACCTGGAATCGCCACAAGGTGCATGTCGGCGGCATCGGCGGGGTCGCGACCCGCCAGGACTGCCGGCGACGCGGCTATGCGAGCCTCGCCATCGACGCCGCCGTGCACACCATGCGCGCCAACGACGCGGTAAAATTCGCGATCCTGTTCTGCGAGCCGCATAACTTCGCCTTCTACGAGGCGCGCGGCTGGCACCCCTTCACCGGCGAAGTGTATTGCGAGCAGCCCTCCGGGCAAATCCGCTTCGAGGCGATGGCGCCGTTCGTCTACGACATCGTCCGCGCCCCGCGCGAAGGCAAGATCGACCTATGCGGTCTGCCCTGGTGA
- a CDS encoding DUF2147 domain-containing protein, whose protein sequence is MACRLGLVTAILAVGIAVPAAHAQNVAEPTGVWQTQAGDARVKISKCGGGICGVVVSLREPIDPMTGKPQVDNKNPNPSLASRPIIGLPLFSGMHPVASGKWSGQIYNADDGGTYASSITVTGENTLRVEGCVGALCGGETWTKVGR, encoded by the coding sequence ATGGCCTGCAGACTTGGACTTGTGACCGCAATCCTTGCGGTGGGTATCGCCGTTCCTGCCGCGCACGCACAGAACGTCGCTGAGCCGACCGGCGTCTGGCAGACCCAGGCCGGCGATGCGCGAGTCAAGATCAGCAAGTGCGGCGGCGGAATCTGCGGCGTGGTGGTGAGCCTGCGCGAGCCGATCGATCCAATGACCGGCAAGCCGCAGGTCGACAACAAGAACCCGAACCCGTCGCTGGCCAGCCGGCCGATCATCGGGCTGCCGCTGTTCTCCGGCATGCACCCCGTCGCGTCAGGCAAATGGTCGGGGCAGATCTACAATGCCGACGACGGCGGCACCTACGCCAGCAGCATCACGGTGACCGGCGAGAACACGCTGCGCGTCGAAGGCTGCGTCGGCGCGCTCTGCGGCGGCGAGACCTGGACCAAGGTGGGACGGTAG
- a CDS encoding DUF3095 domain-containing protein, with protein MKTSSEIFYGSIPVFRGFTRLMDPALYAPLPDDWTVGVADIVESTKAIAAQRYKAVNMAGASVIASVTNALEGREFPFVFGGDGASFAVAPADLDKAREALAATARWVRDDLDLVMRVALVPVAAIRAAAADVRVARFGPSANLSYAMFSGGGLAFADAAMKRGEFAVDPAPPGTQPDLSGLSCRFEEMASARGVILSVLVVPARGADPAAFRKVIEDIVVRVEKSPEAGRPVPAGGPPLRFPPQGMEYEARARRRGGPLAMKRALVLGFAFWAYVVFRLGIKVGKFVPKLYLQQVVENSDFRKYDDGLRMILDCTPDLATELEQRLADAAAQGVVRYGLHRQDAAMMTCFTPSVMRSDHVHFIDGARGGYAIAATALKARAV; from the coding sequence ATGAAAACCAGCAGCGAGATTTTCTACGGCAGCATCCCGGTGTTTCGCGGCTTCACGCGCCTGATGGACCCCGCGCTGTATGCGCCTTTGCCCGACGACTGGACCGTCGGGGTCGCCGATATCGTGGAATCCACCAAGGCGATCGCGGCGCAGCGCTACAAGGCGGTCAACATGGCCGGCGCCTCCGTGATCGCCTCGGTCACCAATGCGCTGGAGGGCCGTGAATTCCCCTTCGTGTTCGGCGGCGATGGCGCGAGCTTCGCGGTCGCGCCGGCCGATCTCGACAAGGCGCGCGAGGCGCTGGCGGCGACCGCGCGCTGGGTCCGCGACGACCTCGATCTCGTGATGCGCGTCGCGTTGGTGCCGGTCGCGGCGATCCGCGCGGCGGCCGCCGATGTCCGCGTCGCGCGCTTCGGGCCGTCGGCCAATCTGTCCTATGCGATGTTCTCCGGCGGCGGGCTGGCCTTCGCCGACGCCGCGATGAAGCGCGGCGAGTTCGCCGTCGACCCGGCGCCGCCGGGCACCCAGCCCGATTTGTCCGGCCTGTCCTGCCGCTTCGAGGAAATGGCCTCGGCCCGCGGCGTCATCCTGTCGGTGCTGGTGGTGCCCGCAAGGGGCGCCGATCCCGCCGCCTTCCGCAAGGTGATCGAGGACATCGTCGTGCGGGTCGAGAAGAGCCCCGAGGCGGGACGGCCGGTGCCGGCAGGCGGTCCGCCGCTGCGCTTCCCGCCGCAAGGGATGGAGTACGAAGCGCGCGCCAGGCGGCGCGGCGGCCCGCTCGCGATGAAGCGCGCCCTCGTGCTGGGTTTTGCGTTCTGGGCCTATGTCGTGTTCCGCCTCGGCATCAAGGTCGGCAAGTTCGTGCCGAAGCTCTATCTGCAGCAGGTGGTCGAGAATTCAGACTTCCGCAAATATGACGATGGTCTGCGCATGATTCTTGATTGCACGCCGGACCTTGCGACCGAGCTCGAGCAGCGCCTTGCCGACGCGGCCGCTCAAGGCGTCGTGCGCTACGGTCTGCACCGCCAGGATGCCGCGATGATGACCTGCTTCACACCGTCGGTGATGCGCAGCGATCACGTCCATTTCATCGACGGCGCCCGCGGCGGCTACGCCATCGCCGCGACCGCGCTGAAGGCGCGTGCGGTGTAG
- the htpG gene encoding molecular chaperone HtpG, translated as MTTTAAAESQPFQAEVAELLHLMVHSVYSETDIFLRELISNASDACDKLRYEAIANPALIADGAPPEIRIVPDKKANTLAVVDCGIGMDRQELIDNLGTIARSGTKSFLQKLTEAKDGANLIGQFGVGFYAAFMVAEKIVVTSRRAGADEVWVWSSEGGSGFEIAPASEEAAKRVARGTEIVLHLKKDAAKYLETYEIERIVHEYSDHIQFPILLVPEEGEPRQINSASALWQRSKSELKPEDYKQAYQQIAGAFDEPAMTLHYRAEGRQSYAVLLFAPSTKPFDLFQVERKGKVKLYVRRVFIADDAELLPAYLRFIRGVIDSEDLPLNISREMLQNNPQLAQIRKAVTTRVIGELETLGEKEPETFAKIWDAFGPVIKEGLWEDFERRDKLLALSRFTTTAGEKRSLKQYVDDLKPNQIEIYYLVGDTIDRLKSNPKLESARARGIEVLLLTDPVDAFWTAAPLEFGGKPLKSLSQGDVDFGLIPLLDDKAEDKKDEAAADAATTIAIVKDALGERVSDVRASQRLTSSASCLVAGGDGRDRALERLLAQQNRGAVTKPILEVNLRHPLVAALAADTAQAKDLSLLLFEQAQILDGEMPDDPAAFASRLNQLVLRGVAKG; from the coding sequence ATGACCACCACTGCCGCCGCCGAATCCCAGCCGTTCCAGGCCGAGGTCGCCGAATTGCTGCACCTGATGGTGCATTCGGTCTATTCCGAGACCGATATTTTCCTGCGCGAATTGATCTCGAACGCATCCGACGCCTGCGACAAGTTGCGCTACGAGGCGATCGCCAATCCGGCCCTGATCGCCGACGGCGCGCCGCCGGAGATCAGGATCGTCCCGGACAAGAAGGCCAACACGCTCGCGGTGGTCGATTGCGGCATCGGCATGGACCGCCAGGAGCTGATCGACAATCTCGGCACCATCGCGCGCTCCGGCACCAAGTCGTTCCTGCAGAAGCTGACCGAGGCCAAGGACGGCGCCAATTTGATCGGCCAGTTCGGCGTCGGCTTCTACGCCGCCTTCATGGTCGCCGAGAAGATCGTCGTCACCAGCCGCCGCGCCGGGGCCGACGAGGTGTGGGTGTGGTCGTCGGAGGGCGGCAGCGGCTTCGAGATCGCGCCGGCGAGTGAGGAGGCCGCCAAGCGGGTCGCGCGCGGCACCGAGATCGTGCTGCATCTGAAGAAGGACGCGGCGAAATATCTCGAGACCTACGAGATCGAGCGCATCGTCCACGAATATTCCGATCATATCCAGTTTCCGATCCTGCTGGTGCCGGAGGAGGGCGAGCCGCGCCAGATCAACTCGGCGAGCGCGCTGTGGCAGCGATCGAAATCCGAGCTGAAGCCGGAGGACTACAAGCAGGCCTATCAGCAGATCGCGGGCGCCTTCGACGAGCCGGCGATGACGCTGCATTACCGCGCCGAGGGCCGGCAATCCTACGCCGTGCTGTTGTTCGCGCCCTCGACCAAGCCGTTCGACCTGTTCCAGGTCGAGCGCAAGGGCAAGGTCAAGCTCTACGTCCGCCGCGTCTTCATCGCCGACGACGCCGAGTTGCTGCCGGCCTATCTGCGCTTCATCCGCGGCGTGATCGACAGCGAGGACCTGCCGCTGAACATCTCGCGCGAGATGCTGCAGAACAATCCGCAGCTCGCGCAGATCCGCAAAGCCGTCACCACCCGCGTCATCGGCGAGCTCGAGACGCTCGGCGAGAAGGAGCCGGAGACCTTCGCCAAGATCTGGGACGCGTTCGGTCCCGTGATCAAGGAAGGCCTGTGGGAGGATTTCGAGCGCCGCGACAAGCTGCTGGCACTGTCGCGCTTCACCACCACCGCGGGCGAGAAGCGCTCGCTGAAGCAATATGTCGACGACCTCAAGCCGAACCAGATCGAGATCTACTATCTCGTCGGCGACACCATCGATCGGCTGAAGTCGAATCCAAAGCTGGAATCGGCGCGCGCCCGCGGCATCGAGGTGCTGCTGCTGACCGATCCCGTCGACGCGTTCTGGACCGCGGCGCCGCTCGAGTTCGGCGGCAAGCCGTTGAAGTCGCTAAGCCAGGGCGACGTCGATTTCGGCCTGATCCCGCTGCTCGACGACAAGGCTGAGGACAAGAAGGACGAAGCTGCGGCCGACGCCGCGACGACGATCGCCATCGTCAAGGATGCGCTCGGCGAGCGCGTCTCCGACGTCCGCGCCTCGCAGCGGCTGACCTCGAGCGCGTCGTGTCTCGTCGCCGGCGGTGATGGGCGCGATCGCGCGCTGGAGCGGCTGCTCGCCCAGCAGAACCGCGGCGCGGTGACGAAGCCGATCCTCGAGGTCAATCTGCGTCACCCGCTGGTCGCCGCACTCGCGGCCGACACGGCGCAGGCGAAGGATTTGTCGCTGTTGCTGTTCGAACAGGCGCAGATCCTCGACGGCGAAATGCCCGATGATCCCGCCGCCTTCGCAAGCCGCCTGAACCAGCTCGTGCTGCGCGGCGTGGCGAAGGGGTAG
- a CDS encoding MBL fold metallo-hydrolase, translating to MPLWTCEQCGAQFPETTVPPSSCPICEDERQYVNWNGQAWLTREELAQRHQLVWRDDLGLVGIGLEPTFAIGQRALLVPDRGGCVMWDCVPLATAEAIAHVKSLGGLKAIAISHPHYYGAVADWSAAFGAVPVYLHGDDAQWVTRPYPSIVPWRGDSYRLSDDVLLVRTGGHFAGGTVLHWRAGAEGRGALLTGDIAMVAMDRRSVSFMYSYPNYIPLNAAAVRVIARAVEPLAFDRIYGAWWGKNIAAGAKPAFHRSVQRYIAAIAD from the coding sequence ATGCCCCTCTGGACCTGTGAACAATGCGGCGCGCAATTTCCTGAAACCACAGTGCCGCCGTCGTCCTGCCCGATCTGCGAGGACGAGCGGCAATATGTGAACTGGAACGGGCAGGCCTGGCTGACCCGCGAGGAGCTGGCGCAGCGGCACCAGCTGGTCTGGCGCGATGATCTGGGCCTGGTCGGGATCGGCCTGGAGCCGACGTTCGCGATCGGGCAGCGCGCGCTCTTGGTGCCCGATCGCGGCGGCTGCGTGATGTGGGACTGCGTGCCGCTGGCAACGGCGGAGGCGATCGCGCATGTCAAATCTCTCGGCGGCCTGAAGGCGATCGCGATCTCGCACCCGCATTATTATGGCGCGGTCGCCGACTGGAGTGCGGCGTTCGGCGCCGTGCCGGTCTATCTGCACGGCGATGACGCGCAATGGGTGACGCGGCCGTATCCGTCGATCGTGCCGTGGCGGGGCGACAGCTATCGCCTCTCCGACGACGTGCTCCTGGTGCGGACCGGCGGCCATTTCGCCGGCGGCACCGTGCTGCATTGGCGCGCCGGCGCCGAAGGCCGCGGCGCGCTGCTCACCGGCGACATCGCGATGGTTGCGATGGACCGCCGCTCGGTGAGCTTCATGTATTCCTATCCGAACTACATCCCGCTCAATGCCGCCGCGGTCCGCGTGATCGCGCGCGCGGTCGAGCCGCTCGCCTTCGACCGCATCTACGGCGCCTGGTGGGGGAAGAACATCGCCGCCGGCGCGAAGCCCGCCTTCCATCGCTCGGTGCAGCGGTATATCGCCGCCATTGCCGACTGA
- a CDS encoding asparaginase, with product MPHSLRSNRSAIAAIGLVFVLVTGLLASPAAAQQASDAARSRVLVLGTGGTIAGQASARAGNAYDSAKVSAADLVAAVPGMDKLAQISAEQISAIGSQDMNDKVWLDLVKRIRAAIDKKEADGIVITHGTDTMEETAFFLQNVLETDMPIVLVGSMRPSTAVGADGPANLYDAVKVAAAPESRGRGVLVVLNDTIHGARWAQKTNTTSVETFRSPDAARSAMSTPARSASCSRP from the coding sequence ATGCCGCATTCGCTTCGATCGAACCGTTCCGCAATCGCCGCGATCGGCCTCGTCTTCGTCCTCGTGACGGGGCTGCTTGCATCTCCCGCTGCCGCGCAGCAAGCCTCCGATGCCGCGCGGTCGCGGGTGCTCGTGCTCGGCACCGGCGGCACCATTGCCGGCCAGGCCAGCGCGCGCGCCGGCAACGCCTATGACTCGGCCAAGGTGAGCGCGGCGGACCTCGTCGCCGCCGTTCCCGGCATGGACAAGCTCGCGCAGATCTCCGCCGAGCAGATTTCCGCGATCGGCTCGCAGGACATGAACGACAAGGTCTGGCTCGACCTCGTCAAGCGCATCCGCGCCGCGATCGACAAGAAGGAGGCCGACGGCATCGTGATCACGCACGGCACCGACACGATGGAGGAGACCGCGTTCTTCCTGCAAAACGTGCTGGAAACCGACATGCCGATCGTGCTGGTCGGGTCGATGCGCCCCTCGACCGCGGTCGGCGCCGACGGGCCGGCCAACCTCTACGACGCCGTGAAGGTCGCCGCCGCGCCCGAATCGCGGGGCCGCGGCGTGCTCGTGGTGCTCAACGACACCATCCACGGCGCGCGCTGGGCGCAGAAGACCAACACCACCAGCGTCGAGACCTTCCGCTCGCCCGATGCGGCCCGGTCGGCTATGTCGACGCCGGCGCGCTCCGCTTCCTGCAGCCGGCCGTAA
- a CDS encoding OpgC domain-containing protein, which produces MDIRAVLPPRGRDYRLDLLRGFANWAIYLDHIPNNAVNWITQKNFGFSDAADLFVFISGYTASFVYARMILERGFVIGGTRLIKRAWQIYVAHVLLFVIYIAEIGYLSQRYHDPNLQNEFNVAGFMQNPAETLYQGLILAFKPVNMDVLPLYIALMLVYPLVLWAMLRRPNLTLAASFLLYLAARHFGWNLPAYPTGSWYFNPFCWQFLFVFGGWFALGGAAESISFIRSRTFLWLGAAYLSFALVMTLAGRFPELGQAMPAWLYDAFNPNDKTNLAPYRVLHFVVLAFFVTRFLPRDWAGLHWAIFRPMMKCGQQSLEVFCSGVFLAAIAHLVLVEVSDSIWMQIVVSAAGIALMTALAYYRSWSKKVDKAPANAPPSSAPAE; this is translated from the coding sequence ATGGACATCAGGGCTGTCCTGCCGCCGCGCGGGCGCGACTATCGACTCGATCTGTTGCGCGGGTTCGCCAACTGGGCGATCTATCTCGATCACATCCCCAACAATGCCGTCAACTGGATCACGCAGAAGAACTTCGGCTTCAGCGACGCGGCCGACCTGTTCGTCTTCATCTCCGGCTACACGGCGTCGTTCGTCTATGCGCGGATGATCCTGGAGCGCGGCTTCGTGATCGGCGGCACCCGCCTGATCAAGCGGGCCTGGCAGATCTATGTCGCGCACGTTCTGTTGTTCGTCATCTATATCGCCGAGATCGGCTATCTCTCCCAGCGCTACCACGACCCGAACCTGCAGAACGAATTCAACGTCGCGGGCTTCATGCAGAATCCGGCCGAGACGCTCTATCAGGGCCTGATTCTGGCGTTCAAGCCCGTCAACATGGACGTGCTGCCGCTCTACATCGCGCTGATGCTGGTGTATCCGCTCGTGCTCTGGGCGATGTTGCGCCGGCCGAACCTAACGCTGGCGGCATCATTCCTGCTCTATCTGGCGGCGCGCCATTTCGGCTGGAACCTGCCGGCCTATCCGACCGGCTCGTGGTACTTCAATCCGTTCTGCTGGCAGTTCCTGTTCGTGTTCGGCGGATGGTTCGCACTTGGCGGTGCGGCCGAATCGATATCGTTCATCCGCTCGCGCACATTCCTGTGGCTGGGCGCAGCCTATCTGTCGTTCGCGCTGGTGATGACGCTGGCGGGCCGCTTCCCCGAGCTTGGCCAGGCGATGCCGGCATGGCTCTATGATGCGTTCAACCCGAACGACAAGACCAACCTCGCGCCCTATCGCGTGCTGCATTTCGTGGTGCTCGCCTTCTTCGTCACGCGCTTCCTGCCGCGCGACTGGGCCGGCCTGCACTGGGCGATCTTCCGCCCGATGATGAAGTGCGGCCAGCAGTCGCTCGAAGTGTTCTGCAGCGGCGTCTTCCTCGCTGCTATCGCGCACCTCGTCCTGGTCGAGGTCTCCGACAGCATCTGGATGCAGATCGTGGTCAGCGCGGCCGGCATCGCGCTGATGACAGCGCTCGCCTACTACCGCTCCTGGTCGAAGAAGGTCGACAAGGCGCCGGCGAATGCGCCGCCGAGCTCGGCGCCGGCGGAGTAG
- the copD gene encoding copper homeostasis membrane protein CopD: MMVDAGLACSRFVHFACAIILFGGALFVLYSPVFGSGSERLVRMRSRVLLAAALGALLSGLAWFLFTVGNMSGTLAGALDAEAIWSVLRETGFGRLWVARIVLMLVVVAMAWSDAFLLRRRLLILLAALAAILLSSLAGVGHTQIHEGALGIVHVTADAVHLLATGAWLGGLLPLGVVVASCRMRQSANDSTIAVLSRFSGMGYCAVAALLASGLINGWFLIGSFSALIGTNYGELLLMKLGVFGLMLCLAASNRFWLVPALAKAPAGSRPDLVLARLRRNIVAEQILGALVIGIVSVLGTLSPAVQGS, from the coding sequence ATGATGGTGGATGCGGGGCTCGCTTGCTCTCGCTTCGTTCATTTTGCGTGCGCCATCATCCTGTTTGGCGGTGCGTTGTTTGTCCTGTATTCGCCGGTCTTCGGGTCCGGATCAGAGCGTCTGGTGCGCATGCGGTCCCGTGTTCTTCTCGCGGCGGCACTCGGCGCACTTTTGAGCGGGCTCGCATGGTTTCTCTTTACAGTGGGAAACATGAGCGGCACGCTGGCCGGTGCGCTTGACGCTGAGGCGATCTGGTCCGTGCTGCGGGAAACCGGCTTCGGACGCCTATGGGTTGCTCGCATCGTGCTGATGCTGGTCGTCGTTGCGATGGCTTGGTCAGACGCATTCCTATTGCGCCGCCGCCTGCTCATTCTCCTGGCGGCTCTTGCCGCCATCCTTTTGTCGTCGTTGGCCGGGGTCGGTCACACCCAGATCCATGAGGGCGCACTGGGCATTGTCCATGTCACGGCCGACGCTGTGCATTTGCTTGCGACCGGAGCTTGGCTCGGCGGCCTTCTGCCTCTGGGCGTCGTCGTTGCATCGTGTCGGATGCGACAATCGGCGAACGACAGCACCATCGCCGTCCTGTCGCGCTTTTCCGGCATGGGCTATTGCGCAGTCGCGGCTCTTCTGGCTTCCGGCCTGATCAACGGGTGGTTCCTGATCGGCTCCTTCTCGGCCTTGATCGGCACCAACTATGGCGAGCTGCTGCTGATGAAACTCGGTGTGTTCGGCCTGATGTTGTGTCTTGCGGCATCCAACCGGTTTTGGCTTGTTCCGGCGTTGGCGAAAGCGCCGGCCGGCAGCCGGCCGGACCTCGTGCTCGCGAGGCTTCGTCGCAATATTGTCGCAGAGCAGATTCTCGGCGCCCTCGTCATCGGCATCGTCAGTGTTCTGGGAACACTGTCGCCGGCGGTCCAGGGATCATGA
- the copC gene encoding copper homeostasis periplasmic binding protein CopC, whose amino-acid sequence MSQPKLFVGALALVMIGLMTLPASAHPLLKSANPAANDQSAGSPTQIELNFSEGVIAKFSGLELKDEQGKTVATGAATTDPKDKKRLIVPVPAPLAQGRYTVNWHVVSEDTHRVQGQYTFSVGR is encoded by the coding sequence ATGTCGCAACCCAAACTCTTCGTTGGCGCACTCGCGCTCGTCATGATTGGTCTGATGACGCTGCCCGCCAGCGCACACCCGTTGCTGAAGTCCGCGAACCCTGCTGCCAATGATCAGAGCGCCGGCTCTCCGACCCAGATCGAGCTCAACTTCAGCGAAGGCGTGATCGCAAAGTTCTCAGGCCTGGAACTCAAGGACGAGCAGGGGAAGACGGTCGCTACCGGCGCTGCGACCACGGATCCCAAGGACAAGAAGCGCCTCATTGTCCCTGTTCCTGCCCCGCTCGCACAGGGACGCTATACGGTCAATTGGCACGTGGTTTCCGAAGATACGCATCGCGTGCAGGGACAATACACTTTCAGCGTGGGACGTTGA
- a CDS encoding alanyl-tRNA editing protein, whose protein sequence is MFPGDALPSGKVVLEVEPAFRALMCELHTLAHVVNALVYTRFGGALLTGAQLNADSTFRVDFDLPGADNEALRALEAPLNDVIRRDLPVSAVFMPHTEAQAIPGLFRSKAVAPPVGEDGLVRIVEILDLDRQACGGTHLVSTGRARPARIVKIDNKGRQNRRIKVAV, encoded by the coding sequence ATGTTTCCCGGCGACGCCCTGCCCTCCGGCAAGGTCGTGCTCGAGGTCGAACCGGCGTTTCGCGCCCTGATGTGCGAGCTGCATACGCTCGCCCATGTCGTCAATGCGCTGGTCTATACCCGGTTTGGCGGCGCCCTTCTGACCGGAGCCCAGCTCAATGCCGACAGCACGTTCCGCGTCGATTTCGATCTGCCCGGGGCCGACAACGAGGCGCTGCGGGCGCTCGAGGCGCCGCTGAACGACGTCATTCGGCGGGACCTTCCGGTGAGCGCTGTCTTCATGCCGCACACTGAAGCACAAGCCATCCCCGGCCTGTTCCGCAGCAAGGCCGTCGCTCCGCCGGTCGGAGAGGATGGTCTCGTTCGCATCGTCGAGATTCTCGATCTCGATCGTCAAGCCTGCGGCGGGACGCATCTTGTCTCCACCGGGCGGGCCCGCCCAGCGCGGATCGTCAAGATCGACAACAAGGGTCGTCAGAACCGACGGATCAAGGTTGCGGTCTGA
- a CDS encoding class I SAM-dependent methyltransferase, whose product MHVAIDSPPHVLNDEVGLNLLAPGEDWRQPGDMDPAFTRPFRASIVARARFIEDLVVEQAGRGVAQYVILGAGLDSFAQRRPEIASRLKMFEIDQPAPQAWKRKRLIERGFGIPDWLRFVPVDFEASGSWREGLEAAGFDAAKPAIVVSTGVSMYLSKDANAATLREVASLAPGSTFAMTFLLPLELADAEARPGLEMAVKGARASGTPFSSFFTPPEIITLAREAGFGEAHHVSTDDLAARYFAGRTDGLRPPRNAEELLVART is encoded by the coding sequence CTGCATGTCGCGATCGATTCCCCACCGCACGTGCTGAATGACGAAGTCGGCCTCAACCTGCTTGCGCCGGGTGAGGACTGGCGCCAGCCCGGCGACATGGATCCCGCATTCACCCGTCCGTTCCGCGCCTCGATCGTGGCGCGTGCGCGCTTCATCGAGGACTTGGTCGTCGAGCAGGCCGGTCGCGGCGTCGCTCAATATGTCATCCTCGGCGCCGGCCTCGACAGCTTTGCGCAGCGCAGGCCGGAGATCGCCTCGCGCCTGAAAATGTTCGAGATCGATCAGCCGGCTCCGCAGGCCTGGAAGCGAAAGCGCCTGATCGAGAGAGGCTTCGGTATTCCGGACTGGCTGCGCTTCGTGCCTGTCGATTTCGAGGCGAGCGGATCATGGCGGGAGGGACTTGAGGCCGCGGGCTTCGACGCCGCCAAGCCGGCCATCGTGGTCTCCACCGGAGTCAGCATGTATCTCAGCAAGGACGCCAATGCAGCGACGCTGCGCGAGGTCGCATCGCTGGCGCCTGGATCGACGTTCGCGATGACATTCCTGCTTCCGCTGGAGCTGGCAGATGCCGAGGCGCGGCCCGGGCTCGAGATGGCGGTGAAGGGCGCGCGCGCCAGCGGAACGCCCTTCAGCAGCTTCTTCACCCCGCCGGAGATCATCACGCTCGCCCGCGAGGCCGGCTTTGGCGAAGCGCATCATGTCTCGACCGACGATCTCGCCGCGCGCTATTTCGCCGGCCGCACGGACGGTCTGCGCCCACCGCGCAATGCCGAGGAGCTGCTTGTCGCGCGGACCTAG
- a CDS encoding cupin domain-containing protein, producing MRINDDLTVPVIVHAARLPWTPSPAAGVDRRMLFRIGDEVAHATSIVRYAPRSAFPRHTHGGGEEIVVLDGVFQDEHGDYSAGSYFRNPPGTSHVPASNDGCTIFVRLWQFRDGDRDQIVRRPAEGRPLEPRPGAASAIELFDDGFENVRFESWMPDKPIVIENVRGLEALVLAGSVSIGDQTLTAQSWARLPAGQALRAVSGPEGAKVWLKDAPLLHQDVRRLP from the coding sequence ATGCGTATCAATGACGACCTGACGGTTCCTGTGATCGTTCACGCCGCACGGCTCCCATGGACACCAAGCCCGGCGGCCGGCGTCGATCGGCGCATGTTGTTCCGCATTGGCGACGAGGTGGCGCACGCCACCTCGATCGTGCGATACGCGCCGCGCAGCGCGTTCCCCCGCCACACGCATGGCGGCGGCGAGGAGATCGTCGTTCTCGACGGCGTCTTCCAGGACGAACACGGCGATTACTCGGCAGGCAGTTACTTCCGCAACCCGCCCGGGACCTCGCATGTTCCCGCATCGAACGACGGTTGCACGATCTTCGTCCGCCTTTGGCAGTTTCGGGACGGCGATCGCGACCAGATCGTGCGACGGCCCGCGGAAGGTCGTCCGCTCGAGCCGAGACCGGGCGCGGCGAGCGCGATCGAATTGTTCGACGACGGTTTCGAAAACGTACGTTTCGAGAGCTGGATGCCCGACAAGCCGATCGTGATCGAGAACGTACGGGGGCTTGAAGCGCTCGTCCTCGCGGGGAGTGTGTCGATCGGCGATCAGACGTTGACCGCGCAAAGCTGGGCCCGCTTGCCGGCGGGACAAGCGCTGCGTGCCGTCTCCGGTCCCGAAGGCGCGAAGGTCTGGTTGAAGGACGCACCCCTGCTCCATCAGGACGTCCGCCGCCTGCCTTGA